Within the Miscanthus floridulus cultivar M001 chromosome 2, ASM1932011v1, whole genome shotgun sequence genome, the region AGGCCACAGCTTGGATATTTTCTTCCAAGGCTTTAGTGGGAAGAGGTCTTTATGCTTGATCTACAAACAGGACCATATCTCTTGAGGGTTTTTTTCTTGGGTGCAAGAACATGGAAAGCTTGCGCCTTCCCTTTGATAGAGGATTTGTTTTGTGGTTCTTGGTTGGGAGTAGAATTATGGGTTCGAGACAGATTGCAGCGTTCTAACTAAGTGGTGGCGCTCACGATATCTTGTTATCAATATCTAGAATTCTTAGGATGGTCCTCACCTTGTAAGTTATGTTGTCTTTTGAGTCCTTTGATGCCATAATGGGTTTGCATCTCCCACCCCCTTCTTTTTGGTTAGTAACTTAATATCCATGATTCTAAAATATCAGTGAAACACATGCATAAAACTGAAGTTTTGTATCCATCATTGCTGTAGTAAATCAAGCACATTAATCTCCATGAAATAAATGAATACAGAGTCCTTTTTTGGGCATCAAAGTTGTGTGCAATCAGATATCCTGTTCTTCATCCACATTCCTTAGATTTCATATGAGATTCCGACCTTTAGGATCTGGCGACGGGGTATTGACAGCATCTTCTCaccatttctcgagttctttcTAAGAAAAGAGTATAGGTAGTTGACAGCTATCTTCTTAATGAGTGAGGAATGGGGTCTTGCCACCACCTCACTCTCTCCAAATATGTACACCACACCTTTACTCATCTCTTCAAGGACAGCCTGTTGCTCCTGCTGAATCTTCAGCATCTCTACTATATTCATTTTGTCTCCCTGACACAAAGTTGAACAAGCATCAGTACCACCATTCGAACAGAAATTTAACGGATACTGATAAAGCCAAGTCATTACAGAATGTAGGTGTCTTTATGTTTATATGAGGATAATGCAATAGATTATTCACCTGAAATTGCATAAAATGCTTGCTCTTTCCACTAGCTTGCCTTGTGTGCTCTGAGAACGACTCTGCTGGTGTGAACATCTCCTCAGCATAGACTGCCTTTACTTTGGTTTTTTCATAGCTACCAAAGCTCTCAGCGTGAGAACTGCGGTAGCTGGAGGACTGCTTCATCATAGGCTCACAACCCACACCATAGAGGTTGACATCCCGGATGTAGTACTGGAGATGCTCTACAAGTTTATCAACAAAGTCCTTGGCCTCCTCAAAGGGGTCTCGGTACCCATACCGTGCCACACATTGGAATACCTTATAATCTTCTCTGTCTACCTGTCTAAAGAGAAAGCGTTCTGACATGTCGACAGATGGAATTGGCAAGTGCTTCATTGAGACGAAAATGAGCACTGAATGGATGGAAGGGATCTTCTCGATGAGATGACAGAACACTGGGGGTATGCCTTGAACCAACTCAGTATAGAAGAGGCCAATCCCTGGTACTCTCTGTATGTCACAGCACTCAAGGAGTTCTTTCACTTTGTCACGGGGCACAGAATGCTCGAGCTCAAAGTTGTATTTCTTCACATGCACATAATGCCATACAATCATCACCACCATCAGGAATGCTGACATTGCCACAGGCACATATGCCCCATGCGCAAATCGATATAGGATAGCAGATAGATAAATTGACTCAGATGACATAAAAACAACAAAGAACGCAACAATCCACCAGATACTGATCTTCCATACTAGGAGCATCACGATTGTCAACAATAGGGTTGTGACAATCATAACAAGAACAACACATATACCTACATGGAAGGAAGAGACAAAGTCACATTTCTTTAGATTTGAAGATAGGCACAATACAAATGTAACTATAATTATAAGTTCTTAGGATCTTACCATGAGCTTCCCCAATGATGACGGTTGTCCTGAAGCCAATTGTGACAAGGCAAGCGCCCAAGCACAGCAAGTAGTTTACTTCAGGGATATATAATTGGCCCGAGTATTGCCTTGAGGTGTGCAGTATCTTTACCCTTGGAAAGCAACCAAGTGTCTGGGAATGTGAAATTGTTGCGAAGGCGCAGGAGATCATGGCTTGGCTTCCAATGATCGATGCAGCTAGTGCAAGAATGAACGTTGGCCAGAACAACGAGACTGCGTCCAAGTGGATATATATAAATGTCTCGTAAAGAATTCAGATGTACATATGTACCAGTGAGATACCAAGTGTTGGATTCTATACTTACTTGGAGTTGATCTGTAGAAAGTGTTAGCCACATCCTCGGGGTGTACTCTCAAGTATGCTGCTTGCCCAATGTAAGCAAGCAATACTGACGGGACTAAACCGAAGCCAAAGCTTAGCTGAAGCAGATGAAAGAGAATGTTAGTCTTATGGATTTTTTAGTGGTATGATAAATTAATGATCTTTTGTTCTttaataaatattaaatgatacaCATACCTGGATTGATTTGATGCTGAAGTATCCTAGATCAGCAAAAAGAGCTTCTGTGCCTGCGATATTTGCAGAATATTTCCTCAGTATGCATTCAGTGTCATGCTGTGCAGACTCCTGATTCTAGCACAATAGGCCACTATTTTTTGATATACAAATGGTACCTGTGAAACAAAGGAGTATGCCTCCAAGGGAGACCCATCCTTTTTTCTTGTTCCTTCTAAAATAGTCGATGATGTATTTCATATTGAATGCCCTGAGAGCACCGGTATCATACTTTATCAGGTTGTATAACCCAACGCCTGCAATGAGGAGCAGCCAGAGGAGGATGATCGGCGCAAACAAGTAACCGACTTTGTCTGTCCCGAACCTCTGGATTGCGAACAGCACCACCAAAATTCCCACGGTGATCCAGACTATCTCATCTGTGTAAAATATCACATGTCATTGTTGTGCATGCACCTCATTCATATGTACTAGAAAATCAACTGTGCCATATTTTCTTCAAAGTATAAGTTCATTCATATGTAGTCGGTTGTGTGCAGTTAAAACACACAATGAATCCTGTGCATTTTTTTATTGAATTAGATGTCACTAATGGAGGCTCCTGGCGTCACAGCCACATATACTTAGGCTGGGCCACATATTAATTGCTAACGGCGACAGTTCATTCCATGTCTTCAGTTCCAAAGATGGCCGGCAGATTTGAAAGTCAATAACAGAGGCATCGAGAGTCATTTTAGGTGCACTGTATATACTTGTGGCCCAGAGTCATTTGTAAATTACATATATTAACGTATATGTGGAGACCATTGATACAGATTGGATGGTAATGGGGCAACATCCCTATAGAGTATTGTCTGGAGTATTAATTGGTAACAACGACAGTCTTTTGCAAGTCTTCAGTTTATTAGCTGATAGAGATGTCATAATCATAAACAGTACTAGCGTGTAGAATAAAGTTGGGACCTCAAATTTTCTGCTGCCACAATATTCTGTTCCTACTTACTTCAAGGATTTCTCACATGAAAGCGAATCTAGAACAACTTTATGAAATATGTGTCTGAGTTGCACGTTCGCGAAAAAAAGAGAATATAGAACAACTTTTGAGTGGTTTTCCTCATACCTGTTGTAAGAAAAGACGCCTTTTCTTTTAGACCACCAACAGCAGAGAGAACTGCGCATTTTCAGGCAAGAGGAAGAAAACCGAACCATGTTAGATTATGCATATTGTACTTGATATCTGCTTGGAAATATACTCGAATCCAGATCATGGCAAATAATGTACTCAAGATAAGTTTTTTTTTAACCTGAAATTGCAGGAGTCAGAATAGCGTCGCTGATAACCATGGCGGTGGCGAGCATGGTGATGAGGAAGAGGGAAATCTTTACAGTCTTGTTCGTCTCGAGCAGCTCCTTCATCCACTCCGCTCTCCGGAGCGTCGCCGGCGGTTTGTCGCGGTTGTACTTGGAGACGAGCTCGTCTTCAACCTGCTGGTTCGGGATCAGGCTCACCTTGGCGTGGCGCGAGATGAGAGTGTAGAGCGCGAAAGTTCCACCTGGAGCAGAAGGAAGGAATCAGTTTACTTGGGGTTTGATTAATTTGTTTGTTTTGCGACTTTTCTTACGGCATCTACTGACTGTTGCGGTCTTCTGCTATCACATCTGATCTTACAGCCAAAGTCTTTGGATTGGATGGATATGGGCCAAGCAACGGTGAAGGGAAAAGACTGAAAGAGCATGACATTTCTGTAACCTAGCTGTTACATGGTTATTGGAGCCTCATGAGTTGGTCCAGGAAGTCCGGACTTACCATTCACTGAGATAATTACACCCATCTCAGTCTCAGATAACACCTAGCTAGCTACCTTGTACTATCAACTACTAGTGTATATCTTTGACGTGACTTGATATGAATTATGATGCAGTCTCCGGTGCATGTCTGGCGAGTTAGGGTGAGAGTGACTAATTTAGGAGGTGTTACGTGAGGGtgttgtatggggtgttcggatattaataaaaaaattaattacagaatccgtcagtgctccacgagacgaatttattaagcctaattaactcatcattagcacatgattactgtagcaccacattgtcaaatcatggattaattaagcttaaaagattcatctcgcaaactatgcaattagtttcgtaattagtctatatttaatactctatgcatgtgttcaaacatccaataggacagcgactaaaatttaggagaggcaaccaaacacccccttagtcttCGCATTGGACTAGTATGTACTACTGCACTGCATGACAGCATGAAGCAAGGAAGTTTTTGGTTGCTGACGTACCATCACCGTCGTCGTTGGCTCGTAGGGCGATGTAGACGTACTTGATGACGGTGAAGAGGAGGAAGCTGTAGATGATGAGGGAGAGCGCCCCGAGCAGGTCGTCCGGGTGGCCGACGCCGTCCCGGAACGTGCTCGAGTACACGAACAGCGGCGACGTGCCAATGTCGCCGTACAGGATCCCCACGCACTGGAACGCCAGCCGCAGCGTCGTCCCCCAGCCATCCTGTGTTTTGTTACGCGCACAAGTTCATCGATCGATCAGCACGTGATGATCGAGGCAGAGGCAGGCATCGTACGTGTTCAAATTTTCATACGTCGATCGTCctgacaaaacaaacaagctagtTCTAGCTAAGGTAGTGCAATGCTGAACAACAACCTGTCCGTGGTGGTTCGCGCCGGCGGCTCTTGTTGCGGCCATGTACAGGGAATCCTGCCGCTGCATGGTCGCCGGCACGTCGTCGTCGACGGCGGCCTCATCGCTCTCGAGGTCCACGATGATGATCTCTTCCCTACTTCCTCTGCTGTCAGCTGCTTGTTGGGCCGCCATACATACCAGCTGATAGATAGCTAGATCGTCTCTGCTGCTGCTCTCTATATGAGGTGGAATCACACAGGATCGGAGCTGGCCTGGTCTGTGTTACTAGCTACGTACACAAGGATATGTACTAGCAATATATAGCTAGTACCGCAGCAGTTGTAGTACTTGCCAAGTACGTCGTCCGAGCTCTAGGCGAGCTCAAGAGCTTGGGCTCCCTTTTATAAGCTCTGTCCCCTGAGGAGCTGCTGGCTCTGCTACCTAGTACGTAGCTCCGTTACTTCTCGTCCACGTTCTGGTTCCATCTTTGAAAAATCGTCGTTGGAATCGATCGAGAGCCTCAGCCTTTTCCGGTTATCGGTCGTCACAGAATGCATCATCGTCTCATCGATACCTACCCGGCCGGCAGTTTCGTCAGTAGCTACTTCACCATTCCTGTGGCAGGCAGAGTCCATGGATGCAATAGGCACTGTCGCAGATCGAGAGGCGACCGCCGGATTGGCTTTGGCTTTTATCTCCTGCTGCGTTGAATCTTTGACAAATCGTTGCTTGCGATTATTGAGCCATCCATCCATGTATACATAATACATCACTGCCGTTGTCACTCGCTGGAGTAACAAGTACGTCCAGGTACGTGTGGCAGTCAAGACATGAACTGTCGCGGTAGGCGCTTTTCATTAGTTTTGGCATTAGCATCGCTTTGTCCGCGTAGAAGCCAGCGAAGTCGCCGGACGCGTAAAGCTCAGATGAGGCCTGCCCAGTTCGATCGCGCGCGTCCGTCCGCAATTGCTTCACTTGCGACCTCGATTGTGACATGGCAGCGTTGCATTACCAACTCGCTTTGTCGCTTTGCTTCTTCGAGTCACCGGGTTCAGACGCGAGCACAAGGAAACACAAGAAACCTGCTGCTTCGATCGTTTTGCATAAATTGCTCAGGCGGGCAAAGCGATTTCAGGCGACCGGTTTCAGACGCATGACAGATCTGATCAAAGTTATTCAGAATTACAAGCTTACTTACTGTTACTCCATTTCTTCTAAATTTGAGATAGCAAGGTAATAATTTTGAGCCAttgattttttttagatttttttttaaataattaattaacctagaaaaaaaaatgttttcaaatccCTGCATGCATGCTCGGGAGAAACAGAAACAGGCCGCCTGACCCGCGGCCCTTCCCTTTCATTGCACAGCCTGGCGGATCCATGCATGCGTGCGTATATTACCATAAAAAAAAATCCGCAAAGTCCATCGTATATGTATACAACAGCTAATGCATTTTCCCCTAAAAAAAATGCTAACGCATGTTATCCGATTAAAAAAATACGTTACGTACAATACATTAATTGGGGGCTAAATTTTAGCGATCTAAATAAGTTACACGCTAACATATTACAGGTAATCGAGTGTGCGTATTATGTTAACTCGAATgaaattatattatattataaaaatTGAGAAGGCCTTGAAATAAATCACGTACTTGTCAAGTATATTGAGCATCTAAATTTTTATGGAGGTTGAACATGTTTGTTGGGAACGTACACACGTAAAAAAATGGCGGCCTCATCATGTATACAGCGTGAtaatatatatttttcttaaaagtGGTAAAAAAATTTATAATATATACTTCGTTTCATATACGCACATAAAGTTTCATATTTGTGCATGTAAGTTGGCACATATATACACATGTTAGGTTGCGTTCCTGAGTTACAAGTGCATCAAAAAATAATTAGTTTATTCTAATTCAGTTATATTATATCTAAAGTTGCAGAAATAAAAAGATTTACCATATCTAAAAGATCATGTATGCATCAATTAAATCATAAAAAAAGATATTTATCTAAaattttccttatttcacctacTACCTTCTAGAAAGTAATAAGTGACTCTAACCATCCGATTTAATTAAATGAACGGATCACAGTTATTTGGGGTACCACAGTAAAACCAACAATTCAAAAATACATGGAGGTGTGATGAAAAAATATGAAAAATATGGAGAATAGAAAGGCATATAGAATTATCTATTTCAACCGAGCAGATGAAAGAGAATaaatctctactataatggatcaatcaaaattatacTGGGTGCCCCAGGAAAACGTCCCCTGCTGAGAGCCTCTAACCATTGTGCACCCAGAAAAATACACATAAAAATTAATCTACGTTAAAATTAAAGGCTAATAAAACACACCATCCAAATCCAATGGCCGATAGAAGAAGTTTGATGCGAGTCTTCAAACGCGCCCACACAGGGCTTCAAACGCTCGCCACGCACACTCCATCCTGAGCAGGGTTCCAAGTCTGGAACACGGAATAAAAAAGCAAACGTCGGGATTAAGGCTCTGTTTGGTTCCAGGGACTAGAGACTAGAGACTAAAAGAGGACTAAAAGAGGGACTAAATAACATGTTTGGTTTCAGGGACTAAAGGGCTGAACAATGACTAAAatatccttcttctttctttggatAGAGGTgaaggaggagagagagagggataagAGCTGTAAAGTTAGTCCATTAATCCTACAAAGCCTCTCCCAAAAGACCAGTAGACTAGAGACTAAAGTCCCTCTAACAGTCGCTTTTATTATCTAGTCCCGTGGAACCAAACAGACCTAGGTCTTTAGTCGGGATCTCGCCGTTGCCGCACGCGCCGCCATCACCGCACACGCCTGCCGGGGCCGCACgcgccgtcgcctccgcctcttcGTTTTCCTCCGCCAGTCGCAGCATGTGAGCCTGCAAGGAGCCAGGGGCCGCGCTGCTGCGCTCGCACGACCTCCCCTCCTCC harbors:
- the LOC136520243 gene encoding potassium transporter 27-like — translated: MAAQQAADSRGSREEIIIVDLESDEAAVDDDVPATMQRQDSLYMAATRAAGANHHGQDGWGTTLRLAFQCVGILYGDIGTSPLFVYSSTFRDGVGHPDDLLGALSLIIYSFLLFTVIKYVYIALRANDDGDGGTFALYTLISRHAKVSLIPNQQVEDELVSKYNRDKPPATLRRAEWMKELLETNKTVKISLFLITMLATAMVISDAILTPAISVLSAVGGLKEKASFLTTDEIVWITVGILVVLFAIQRFGTDKVGYLFAPIILLWLLLIAGVGLYNLIKYDTGALRAFNMKYIIDYFRRNKKKGWVSLGGILLCFTGTEALFADLGYFSIKSIQLSFGFGLVPSVLLAYIGQAAYLRVHPEDVANTFYRSTPISLFWPTFILALAASIIGSQAMISCAFATISHSQTLGCFPRVKILHTSRQYSGQLYIPEVNYLLCLGACLVTIGFRTTVIIGEAHGICVVLVMIVTTLLLTIVMLLVWKISIWWIVAFFVVFMSSESIYLSAILYRFAHGAYVPVAMSAFLMVVMIVWHYVHVKKYNFELEHSVPRDKVKELLECCDIQRVPGIGLFYTELVQGIPPVFCHLIEKIPSIHSVLIFVSMKHLPIPSVDMSERFLFRQVDREDYKVFQCVARYGYRDPFEEAKDFVDKLVEHLQYYIRDVNLYGVGCEPMMKQSSSYRSSHAESFGSYEKTKVKAVYAEEMFTPAESFSEHTRQASGKSKHFMQFQGDKMNIVEMLKIQQEQQAVLEEMSKGVVYIFGESEVVARPHSSLIKKIAVNYLYSFLRKNSRNGEKMLSIPRRQILKVGISYEI